DNA from Deferribacter autotrophicus:
TATATAATTCTTTATCTAACGTACAAAAGACCTTTACTTTATCTTCTCATATCTCCTGTTGTCATTATTTGCTCAATAATAGCTATATTAAAATTGAAAACTGTTGGTATTCCTACAGCAAATAAAGATTTTTGGCTTTATATTCATCTTCCTTTCATAATATTTGGTACTTCTTTGTTTTTTTTATCAGCAATAACAGGTCTAATTTACTTCCTTCAAGAAAGACAAATCAAAAGGAAACATTTTGGTTTGATTTTTAATAGATTCCCACCTTTAGAAACAATTAATAAATTAAACAACATAACTCTACTTTCCGGATTTGCCTTTTATACAATTGGTGTAATCAGTGGTTTTCTGTGGGCTCTAAGTTTGCAAAATATATCTATTACCACACATCCCAAAATAATTTTTGCTTTAATTTCATGGATTATTTTTGGCATCATTATTTTGCTAAAGTTTATAAGGGGATTAAGCCCAAAAAGTGGTGCATTATGGAGCATAATTGGATTTATATCACTAATTATCACTTATTTTACTGTAATAACATTTTTAAAAGGATAATCTGATGCAGTTAGCCATAGTAGGATTAAATCACAATACAGCACCAGTAGAAATTAGAGAAAAACTAAGTCTTAAAGAAGACGAACTTCAAAAAGAATATTCGCTTTTACTATCAACTGAAAGAATTTATGAAACATTAATTATATCAACATGCAATAGAGTAGAATATTACATTATTACTGATGATTTCCTATGTAATGTTGAAGCAATTATCAACAGACTATCTGAACGCAGCGGTATTGATATAATGGAATTAAAAAATTACACATATGTTTACTGCGGAACTGAAGCATTAAAACATTTATTTAAGGTAGCGTGTGGACTTGATTCTCTAGTTCTTGGTGAACCACAAATTCTTGGACAGGTAAAAGATTCATTCAATCAAGCAAGACTGTACGGTAAGTTTGGAACCTATTTAAAACAACTTGAACAATTTACTTTAAAAACAGCTAAAAAAGTGCGTACTCATACTGCTATTTCAGAAAATCCTGTATCAGTTAGTTATGCTGCCGTTGAGCTTGCAAAAAAAATATTTGGTGATTTAAAAAATAACACAGCACTAATAATTGGTGCTGGTGAAATGTGTGAACTTGCTGCTAAGCATTTGCAAACTTCAAATATCAATAAAATATATGTGACAAATCGAACCTTTGAGAGAGCAGTAACTCTTGCAAATGAAGTGAATGGTGAACCTATTCCTTTCGACAGTTTTATCAATTATTTACCAAAGGTCGATATCGTCATAAGTTCTACAGGAGCTCCAAACTACATTGTAACATATCAACACATTAAAGATATAATGAAAAAAAGAAAATATTCTCCAATGTTTTTCATTGATATTGCGGTCCCAAGAGATATCGATCCAGACATTTCAAATTTGGACAATATTTACGTGTATGATATTGATGATTTGAAAGATGTAGTTGAAGCAAATAAAAGAGAAAGAGAAAAAGAAGCACAAAAGGCACTGAAATTTATTGAGTATTATGTTGAAGAATTTAACAAGTGGCTTGAATCTCTAAAAATTGTTCCAACCATAAAATTAATTAGACAAAATTTTGAAAAAATAAAAGAAACAGAACTTGAAAAATTCTTTTCAAAAAACCAAATTGAAGATGCAGATTTGAAAAAACAGATAGATTATCTTCTCACATCTTATATGAATAAAATCTTGCACAACCCTCTCACAGTACTTAAAAACAAAAGTATTGAAAAAGAAAAATATACTATATCAGAAGCAGCACAAATTTTATTTAACATAAAGGAGTGACGATGGAAAAAATTGTAATTGGCACAAGAGGTAGTAAGCTTGCTCTCTGGCAGGCAAACTATATTAAATCGAGGATTGAAGAGAAACACGGTATCAAAGTGGAATTAAAAATCATTAAAACCACCGGAGATAAAATTCTTGATACTCCTCTAGCCAAAATAGGTGGTAAAGGGCTTTTTGTAAAAGAAATAGAGCAGGAGCTACTTAAAGGTACAATTGACCTTGCAGTACACTCAATGAAAGATGTCCCTGTAGAGCTTCCTGAAGGACTTGATATTTTTATTCATCCTGAAAGAGAAGAACCTTTTGACGCTTTTCTCTCAGTAAAATATGACAGTATTGATAGTTTACCTGATGGGGCAGTGGTTGGAACAAGTAGTCTGAGAAGAAAGGTTCAACTTCTTAGAAAATATCCTCATTTAAAGATAAAAGATTTAAGAGGTAACGTTGATACAAGGATTAGAAAACTTGTAAGCGGTGAATTTGATGCTATCATTCTTGCAAAAGCAGGTTTAAAAAGACTTGGACTTACAGAACATATCAAACAAACCTTGACCGATGATTTCATGATACCCGCAGTTTGCCAAGGTACTCTCGGTATCGAAGTTAGAGAAAAAGATAAAGAAACTATCGATATCCTCTCCTTTCTAAATGATGAAGAAACAAATATTTGCTCAAAAGCTGAAAGAGCTTTCCTTAAAACTCTCGAAGGTGGATGTCAGGTACCAATAGGCTGCTATGCTAAGCTTGATAAAGATAAGCTTTTTATAAAAGGGTTTCTTGCAAATTTAGACGGCTCAAAATTTTTATACGAAGAGATAACCGGTCAAAAAGAGGATGCTGAAAAACTCGGAATAAAACTAGCACAAACAATTCTTGATAAAGGTGGAGACAAAATAATTCAAGAGATCTATGAAACAGAGAATTAAAAATGTATTAATAACAAGACAGCCTAATCAGTCGGTAGAATTTATAAATGAATTGTCCAAATCCGGTTTTCACCCTTTTTTACTACCTATGATAAAAACTATCCCTTTGGATTATTCGGTTTCTTCAAACAACTACGACTTTATCGTTTTTACAAGCACAAATGCCGTAACTTATTTCGCAAACAATTTAAAAAAAATAAAATTCAAAAATATAATTGCCGTTGGTGAAAAAACGGCTTCTTTATTAAAACAATTTGATATCATTCCCAATATAATACCTGATGAATTTTCTGCCGAAGGCTTAATAAAAGTTTTAGACAATATGGACATAAAAAATAATTTTTTCCTCATCCCCACAACCCCTGCTAGAAGTGACCTCTTAGAAAATTATCTAAAGCAAAGAAAAGCTCTAGTAGAAATTTGCTATATTTACAAAACTGTGGAAGAAAATTATCCAGAAGGATATATTGATAACTTTGTTATAAATAACAATATTGATACTGTAACCTTCGCTTCGCCGTCGGCTGCAAGAAGTTTTTTAAAGCAAGCAAAAAATATAAATTTAAATTTACTCACTATTATCTCAATAGGAAAAACCACCGCAAAGTTTCTGGAAAAAGAAGGGATAAAATCATACTACCCTGAAAAATATACTGTTAAGGAGATGGTAAAATTGATTTCATCTCTTTCAAAAAATAACTAAAACTAGGAGGATATTATGAGTTTTCCGACAATTAGAGGAAGAAGATTAAGAAGAAATGAAACTATTAGAAGAATGATTAGGGAAACAAACCTAAGTGTAGATGATTTAATATATCCTCTTTTTGTAGTTGAAGAAGAAAATGTAAAAAATGAAGTCCCATCAATGCCAGGTGTATTTCAGATGAGCATTGATAATATCGTTAAAGAATGTATTGAAGCGGAAAAACTTGGAATCCCTGGAGTAATCCTATTCGGCATTCCTGAACACAAAGATGAATTGGGTAGTGAAGCCTACAACGATGAAGGGATTATTCAAAGAACAATCAAAGCTATTAAAGAAAATACTAAAACTTTGCAGGTAATTACAGATGTCTGCATGTGCGAATACACCAGTCACGGACATTGTGGTATCATAAAGGATGGGGATGTGGATAACGATGAAACTCTGAAATACTTAGCTCTTGAAGCTTTAAGCCATGCCAAAGCTGGAGCAGATATGGTTGCTCCAAGTGATATGATGGATGGAAGAGTGGCTGCAATCAGAGACATTCTTGATGAAAACGGCTTTTATAACATTCCTATTATGAGTTATGCTGTTAAATATGCATCAGCTTTTTACGGACCGTTCAGAGACGCTGCCGAAAGCACACCAGCTTTTGGGGATAGAAGAACTTATCAAATGGATCCTCCCAATAGGCTAGAAGCATTAAGGGAAGCAGAACTTGATCTGATGGAAGGGGCTGACATAATTATGGTAAAACCAGCTCTTCCTTACCTTGATATCATCAGAGAAATAAAGGATAATTTCAACGTACCTGTGGCTGCTTATAACGTCAGCGGTGAGTATTCCATGCTTAAAGCTGCTATAGAAAAAGGATGGCTAGATGAAAAAGTTATATATGAGTCCCTAATTTCAATAAAAAGAGCTGGGGCTGATTTAATCCTTACTTATTTTGCAAAAGAAATTGCAATGAGGCTATAAGCGTGGAGAATATTTTCAAAAACTGCCCAGCCTTTAGATGGGACGGTCAACAACTTGAAGAAATACACTTTATAGAAAGTGTAAGAAGAAAAGATTTAATAGGAATCGATAATCAGATACATTTTGCAACAAAAAATATAGAATCTTTTATTGAAAAAGGTATTTCTTTAAATATGCTTCTTTGGGGTGAAAGAGGATGTGGCAAGTCCTCATTAATAAATATGCTTTTAACCGAATACAGTGAAAGAGGATTGAGAGTTATAGAGTTTCCGCAAGAAAAAATTGAAACAATTTTCAAGCTATTTAAAACGCTTCGTCCATTCAAAGAATTTAGATTTATCCTGTTTTTTGATGATATTTCCTTTGATGAACAAGACATCTATTACAGAAAATT
Protein-coding regions in this window:
- a CDS encoding cytochrome C assembly family protein translates to MLFDIAFLFYLLAFLHIMLYFFLGYKNLFKITNLFILIGLLFNITFTINLFYIESNSPFDTIGEIFTFMALSMNIIYIILYLTYKRPLLYLLISPVVIICSIIAILKLKTVGIPTANKDFWLYIHLPFIIFGTSLFFLSAITGLIYFLQERQIKRKHFGLIFNRFPPLETINKLNNITLLSGFAFYTIGVISGFLWALSLQNISITTHPKIIFALISWIIFGIIILLKFIRGLSPKSGALWSIIGFISLIITYFTVITFLKG
- the hemA gene encoding glutamyl-tRNA reductase, translated to MQLAIVGLNHNTAPVEIREKLSLKEDELQKEYSLLLSTERIYETLIISTCNRVEYYIITDDFLCNVEAIINRLSERSGIDIMELKNYTYVYCGTEALKHLFKVACGLDSLVLGEPQILGQVKDSFNQARLYGKFGTYLKQLEQFTLKTAKKVRTHTAISENPVSVSYAAVELAKKIFGDLKNNTALIIGAGEMCELAAKHLQTSNINKIYVTNRTFERAVTLANEVNGEPIPFDSFINYLPKVDIVISSTGAPNYIVTYQHIKDIMKKRKYSPMFFIDIAVPRDIDPDISNLDNIYVYDIDDLKDVVEANKREREKEAQKALKFIEYYVEEFNKWLESLKIVPTIKLIRQNFEKIKETELEKFFSKNQIEDADLKKQIDYLLTSYMNKILHNPLTVLKNKSIEKEKYTISEAAQILFNIKE
- the hemC gene encoding hydroxymethylbilane synthase → MEKIVIGTRGSKLALWQANYIKSRIEEKHGIKVELKIIKTTGDKILDTPLAKIGGKGLFVKEIEQELLKGTIDLAVHSMKDVPVELPEGLDIFIHPEREEPFDAFLSVKYDSIDSLPDGAVVGTSSLRRKVQLLRKYPHLKIKDLRGNVDTRIRKLVSGEFDAIILAKAGLKRLGLTEHIKQTLTDDFMIPAVCQGTLGIEVREKDKETIDILSFLNDEETNICSKAERAFLKTLEGGCQVPIGCYAKLDKDKLFIKGFLANLDGSKFLYEEITGQKEDAEKLGIKLAQTILDKGGDKIIQEIYETEN
- a CDS encoding uroporphyrinogen-III synthase, with the translated sequence MKQRIKNVLITRQPNQSVEFINELSKSGFHPFLLPMIKTIPLDYSVSSNNYDFIVFTSTNAVTYFANNLKKIKFKNIIAVGEKTASLLKQFDIIPNIIPDEFSAEGLIKVLDNMDIKNNFFLIPTTPARSDLLENYLKQRKALVEICYIYKTVEENYPEGYIDNFVINNNIDTVTFASPSAARSFLKQAKNINLNLLTIISIGKTTAKFLEKEGIKSYYPEKYTVKEMVKLISSLSKNN
- the hemB gene encoding porphobilinogen synthase, coding for MSFPTIRGRRLRRNETIRRMIRETNLSVDDLIYPLFVVEEENVKNEVPSMPGVFQMSIDNIVKECIEAEKLGIPGVILFGIPEHKDELGSEAYNDEGIIQRTIKAIKENTKTLQVITDVCMCEYTSHGHCGIIKDGDVDNDETLKYLALEALSHAKAGADMVAPSDMMDGRVAAIRDILDENGFYNIPIMSYAVKYASAFYGPFRDAAESTPAFGDRRTYQMDPPNRLEALREAELDLMEGADIIMVKPALPYLDIIREIKDNFNVPVAAYNVSGEYSMLKAAIEKGWLDEKVIYESLISIKRAGADLILTYFAKEIAMRL
- a CDS encoding DUF815 domain-containing protein, whose protein sequence is MENIFKNCPAFRWDGQQLEEIHFIESVRRKDLIGIDNQIHFATKNIESFIEKGISLNMLLWGERGCGKSSLINMLLTEYSERGLRVIEFPQEKIETIFKLFKTLRPFKEFRFILFFDDISFDEQDIYYRKFKSIMEGGLESTPPNVMFVATSNRRHLIEDKTYDSDTPYNRDEINEAMSLYARFGLVIGFYPISRKTYLDICKYYMDKYSIPFFEDWEKEAENFAINRGRRTARVAKQFAIYQKIFR